One genomic region from Haloterrigena gelatinilytica encodes:
- a CDS encoding adenosylcobinamide amidohydrolase, with amino-acid sequence MTATDPAYEAVRRDGVLRVARPETEWLSTGWNGGRRTADRAYNVTVPDGWDRTDLEAYVDERLERAGFAAGGPTLLTGVEQADARGARRGSVTAYATAGVSNPAALPMDPEDDSSPADPGGADGDAAPGRGTVNIVVGTTRALAPGALANLIAVAAEAKAATLLAETGVPGTTTDAVVVGHDPTGERAAFSGSGTDVGRATRACVREAVGASLRAHYADRDEDPPESAADATYGVSTDVRAEVFRPSLDEQS; translated from the coding sequence ATGACCGCGACTGATCCCGCGTACGAGGCGGTCCGCCGAGACGGCGTCCTTCGGGTGGCGCGCCCGGAGACGGAGTGGCTCTCGACCGGCTGGAACGGCGGCCGCCGGACCGCCGACCGCGCCTACAACGTCACCGTCCCCGACGGCTGGGACCGGACCGATCTCGAGGCGTACGTCGACGAGCGCCTCGAGCGCGCGGGCTTTGCCGCCGGCGGGCCGACCCTCTTGACCGGCGTCGAGCAGGCCGACGCCCGCGGCGCGCGGCGCGGTTCCGTGACCGCCTACGCGACCGCCGGCGTCTCGAACCCGGCCGCGTTACCGATGGACCCGGAGGACGACTCGAGTCCCGCCGACCCCGGCGGGGCGGACGGCGACGCGGCGCCGGGCCGCGGCACCGTCAATATCGTCGTCGGCACGACGCGGGCGCTCGCCCCCGGCGCGCTGGCGAACCTGATCGCCGTCGCCGCGGAGGCCAAAGCCGCGACGCTGCTCGCCGAGACCGGCGTGCCGGGCACCACGACGGACGCCGTCGTCGTCGGCCACGATCCGACCGGCGAGCGGGCCGCCTTCTCCGGGAGCGGCACCGACGTCGGGAGGGCGACTCGAGCCTGCGTCCGGGAGGCCGTCGGGGCGTCGCTGCGGGCCCACTACGCGGACCGCGACGAGGACCCGCCCGAATCGGCCGCGGACGCGACCTACGGCGTCTCGACGGACGTCCGGGCTGAGGTCTTTCGGCCGTCGCTCGACGAACAGTCGTGA
- a CDS encoding nucleoside-triphosphatase yields the protein MSDATNALVTGPPRSGKTTALERTVSRLREDGYAVGGLSSPERREAGRRAGFDIVDVASGERAVLARVDGVSQDSVASSGRDEHLESGASAPTVGKYTVDVSSVDRLAGTALPSAVDDADCVVIDEIAPMQLESDRFVRETTRALESSTPVLAAIKLDATDGFLGAVKKRSDTERFVVEPDARDALPETLAAWVRSRIRPR from the coding sequence ATGTCGGACGCGACCAACGCCCTCGTCACCGGCCCGCCCCGCAGCGGCAAGACGACCGCCCTCGAGCGGACCGTCTCGCGCCTGCGCGAGGACGGCTACGCGGTCGGCGGCCTCTCGAGTCCCGAACGCCGCGAGGCGGGCCGGCGCGCGGGGTTCGACATCGTCGACGTCGCGAGCGGCGAGCGCGCGGTGCTGGCCCGCGTCGACGGGGTGAGCCAAGATTCCGTCGCCTCGAGCGGACGCGACGAGCACCTCGAGTCGGGGGCGTCCGCCCCCACCGTCGGTAAGTACACCGTCGACGTCTCGTCCGTCGACCGCCTCGCCGGGACGGCGCTGCCGTCGGCCGTCGACGACGCCGACTGCGTGGTGATCGACGAGATCGCGCCGATGCAACTCGAGAGCGACCGGTTCGTTCGGGAAACGACGCGCGCCCTCGAGTCGTCGACGCCGGTGCTGGCCGCGATCAAACTGGACGCGACGGACGGATTCCTCGGCGCGGTGAAAAAGCGGTCGGACACGGAGCGGTTCGTCGTCGAGCCGGACGCGCGAGACGCGCTTCCCGAGACCCTCGCCGCGTGGGTTCGGTCCCGAATCCGGCCCCGATAG
- a CDS encoding fumarylacetoacetate hydrolase family protein → MKLARIATDDGPVAGRYEDGVLHADDGAYDVGADPDFLPPCDPAALYRIDGDVAGADEQSAREHVDALDFVAEPAASLVGHRAPVPAPDPADELAADKLVAVGEFAAVIDERCRNVSEDAVPEIVRGYAIRNDVVAVDRSGRPVRNAVDGPVGLGPWIETAVDPTGVGVRFDVTGERRRKVTTESMPFDPVEIVSSLSRRVSLRSGDVVSLGSPAAPESVEAGDAVETTYEGVGTLRNTVVDSSEPEGRDEREALRA, encoded by the coding sequence ATGAAACTCGCGCGGATCGCGACCGACGACGGACCGGTCGCCGGACGGTACGAAGACGGCGTCCTCCACGCCGACGACGGTGCCTACGACGTCGGCGCCGACCCCGACTTCCTGCCGCCCTGCGACCCCGCGGCGCTGTACCGCATCGACGGCGACGTTGCTGGCGCCGACGAACAGTCGGCGCGCGAACACGTAGACGCACTCGACTTCGTCGCCGAGCCGGCGGCGTCGCTGGTCGGCCACCGGGCTCCCGTCCCGGCTCCCGACCCCGCCGACGAACTCGCCGCCGACAAACTCGTGGCCGTCGGCGAATTCGCGGCCGTCATCGACGAACGCTGTCGAAACGTCTCCGAAGACGCGGTTCCGGAGATCGTCCGCGGGTACGCGATCCGAAACGACGTCGTCGCGGTCGATCGGAGCGGTCGCCCCGTCCGGAACGCGGTCGACGGCCCCGTCGGACTGGGTCCGTGGATCGAAACCGCGGTCGACCCGACCGGCGTCGGCGTGCGGTTCGACGTCACCGGCGAGCGGCGCCGGAAGGTAACCACCGAATCGATGCCGTTCGACCCCGTCGAGATCGTCTCGTCGCTCTCCCGTCGGGTCTCGCTCCGTTCGGGCGACGTCGTCTCGCTCGGCAGCCCCGCGGCTCCCGAATCGGTCGAAGCCGGAGACGCCGTCGAGACCACCTACGAGGGCGTCGGGACGCTCCGAAATACGGTCGTCGACTCGAGCGAACCGGAGGGGCGCGACGAGCGGGAGGCGCTGCGCGCGTAA
- a CDS encoding translation initiation factor eIF-1A, whose protein sequence is MTEESGRRNLRMPNNDEVFAVVTEHLGGNHVQLRCADGEERLGRIPGRMKYRTWIEQDDIVVAEPWDWQDEKATIEWRYTSQDADQLRREGHID, encoded by the coding sequence GTGACAGAAGAATCCGGGCGCCGGAACCTCCGTATGCCCAACAACGATGAAGTATTCGCCGTCGTGACCGAACATCTCGGTGGCAACCACGTGCAACTGCGCTGTGCCGACGGCGAGGAGCGCCTCGGCCGCATCCCCGGCCGGATGAAGTACCGCACGTGGATCGAACAAGACGACATCGTCGTCGCCGAACCCTGGGACTGGCAGGACGAGAAGGCGACGATCGAGTGGCGCTACACCAGCCAGGACGCAGATCAACTGCGTCGTGAAGGCCATATCGATTGA
- a CDS encoding amidohydrolase family protein, producing the protein MPRGRASERRGSTTSASRRRVLSRAGAGLLGAAGVVGTGTETSATAGTEPSVQSSQETAVADQPLFDAHTHLIPAETLDREPLHADDLVSWMDAVGIDRAVVLALDSPESYPVQAPSWWILEQVAAYPDRLVPFCTVDPRTLVYEEDFSAVTNLLERYVERGARGFGELKAGLPVDDARHERLYELCAEHGLPVVLHLDDKTMLDAVGLPRFENVLASFPDVDFVGHAHGWWAHISADVEESDLGRYPERPVEPGGRVPELLARYDNVYGDLSGLSGWTGLTRDPEYGQAFLETHHEQLLFGTDYLHPDQETPQLGLFDRFDLSGEAWANVRYRNLEGLLGEA; encoded by the coding sequence ATGCCTCGAGGGCGAGCGAGCGAACGGCGGGGATCGACGACGAGCGCGTCTCGACGACGCGTGCTCTCGAGGGCGGGCGCCGGGCTCCTCGGAGCCGCTGGCGTCGTCGGGACGGGGACGGAGACGAGTGCGACGGCAGGGACGGAACCGAGCGTGCAGTCGAGTCAGGAGACAGCCGTCGCCGACCAGCCGCTGTTCGACGCCCACACCCATCTGATCCCCGCGGAGACCCTCGACAGGGAGCCCCTGCACGCGGACGATCTGGTGTCGTGGATGGACGCGGTCGGGATCGACCGCGCGGTCGTGCTGGCGCTCGATTCGCCCGAGAGCTATCCGGTCCAGGCACCGAGTTGGTGGATCCTCGAGCAGGTCGCCGCCTATCCCGACCGGCTCGTCCCCTTCTGTACGGTCGATCCGCGGACGCTGGTCTACGAGGAGGACTTCTCGGCCGTCACGAACCTCCTCGAGCGCTACGTCGAGCGGGGCGCGCGGGGCTTCGGCGAACTGAAGGCCGGGTTGCCGGTCGACGACGCTCGACACGAGCGGCTGTACGAACTGTGTGCCGAACACGGGCTTCCGGTCGTCCTCCACCTCGACGATAAGACGATGCTCGACGCGGTCGGCCTGCCGCGCTTCGAAAACGTGCTGGCGTCGTTCCCCGACGTCGATTTCGTCGGCCACGCCCACGGCTGGTGGGCACACATCTCCGCGGACGTCGAAGAATCGGATCTGGGTCGGTATCCGGAGCGGCCGGTCGAACCCGGCGGCCGGGTGCCGGAGCTCCTCGCCCGGTACGACAACGTCTACGGCGACCTCTCGGGGCTCTCCGGCTGGACCGGGCTCACTCGGGATCCCGAATACGGGCAGGCGTTCCTCGAGACCCACCACGAACAGCTCCTCTTCGGGACGGACTACCTCCACCCGGACCAGGAGACTCCGCAGCTCGGACTGTTCGATCGGTTCGACCTCTCGGGCGAAGCGTGGGCGAACGTCCGCTACCGGAACCTCGAGGGACTGTTAGGCGAGGCGTAA
- a CDS encoding DUF418 domain-containing protein, whose amino-acid sequence MTSETGPTPPSERIVGLDVLRGVALLGILLVNVRVFSMPSVVLTNPTTYGDLTGANYWVWFAGHVFAQQKFLTIFTLLFGGGVVLFTRSAEKRGRSAVGLHVRRSALLVAAGLAHAYLLWYGDILVAYGLCAIVVVIFRDHEPWDLATFGVVLLAIPSLIEVASGLTMDPAAIADSWRPAESVLQSEIEAYRGGWIAQLDHRVPTAFQRQTSGFFGYSAWRVAGSMLLGMALFEWGVLTNDRSSRFYRRLVVVGAASGLAAILAGVWYVEANDWSAGAALFWRQFNYWGSVPLAGAYIGIVMLFCRWRPAGLATRALAAVGRTAFSNYILQTVLATSIFYGHGLGLFGRLTRVEALGVVLLVWAVQLPLSVLWLRYFRFGPLEWLWRVLTYGERQPLLNDRRDSRAGDGRSRTDD is encoded by the coding sequence GAACGTATCGTCGGCCTCGACGTACTGCGGGGAGTCGCCCTCCTCGGGATTTTGCTGGTCAACGTTCGGGTGTTCTCGATGCCGTCGGTGGTGCTGACGAATCCGACGACCTACGGCGACCTGACCGGGGCCAACTACTGGGTCTGGTTCGCCGGCCACGTCTTCGCCCAGCAGAAGTTCCTCACGATCTTCACGCTCCTGTTCGGCGGCGGCGTCGTGTTGTTCACCCGCAGCGCCGAGAAGCGCGGGCGATCCGCGGTCGGCTTGCACGTCCGCCGCTCCGCGTTGCTCGTCGCCGCCGGCCTCGCACACGCCTACCTCCTGTGGTACGGCGACATCCTCGTCGCCTACGGGCTCTGCGCGATCGTCGTCGTCATCTTCCGGGACCACGAGCCGTGGGACCTGGCGACCTTCGGCGTCGTCCTGCTGGCGATCCCGTCGCTCATCGAGGTGGCGTCGGGGCTCACCATGGATCCGGCCGCGATCGCGGACTCGTGGCGGCCGGCCGAATCGGTTCTGCAGTCCGAGATCGAGGCCTACCGCGGCGGCTGGATCGCCCAGCTCGACCACCGGGTCCCGACCGCGTTCCAGCGCCAGACGTCGGGCTTTTTCGGCTACAGTGCCTGGCGCGTCGCCGGCTCCATGCTGCTCGGAATGGCGCTGTTCGAGTGGGGCGTCCTGACGAACGATCGCTCGTCGCGGTTCTACCGTCGGCTGGTCGTCGTCGGGGCCGCAAGCGGGCTCGCCGCGATCCTCGCCGGCGTCTGGTACGTCGAGGCCAACGACTGGTCGGCCGGTGCGGCCCTGTTCTGGCGGCAGTTCAACTACTGGGGGAGCGTCCCCCTCGCCGGCGCGTACATCGGGATCGTGATGTTGTTCTGCCGGTGGCGTCCCGCGGGACTCGCGACCCGGGCGCTGGCCGCCGTCGGCCGGACCGCCTTCAGCAACTATATCCTGCAGACCGTCCTCGCCACGTCGATCTTCTACGGCCACGGTCTCGGGCTGTTCGGGCGGCTGACTCGAGTCGAGGCGCTCGGCGTCGTCCTGCTCGTCTGGGCGGTGCAACTCCCCCTGTCGGTCCTCTGGCTGCGGTACTTCCGGTTCGGGCCGCTCGAGTGGCTCTGGCGCGTGCTCACCTACGGGGAACGCCAGCCGCTTTTGAACGACCGCCGCGACTCGAGAGCCGGCGACGGGCGATCGAGAACCGACGACTGA
- a CDS encoding MBL fold metallo-hydrolase, translated as MTTDSSLSVQLVRNATVLATIDETTFLVDPMFAPQGEMPTVTDNPAVPESLTTANQRRNPLVPMPDVDLSYDAVVVTHRHPDHFDEAAKAELEADVPLFCQPEEAQAFTDEGFTDVRPVDDETSFDGVTIHRTPGRHGHGDLAEGMGPVSGFVFEGDETLYIAGDTIWYDPVEQTLDRFDPDMVVLNGGEAQFEQGEPITMGVDDITAVRNATDATVAVVHMEAINHCLLSRDELRSETADVLVPEDGEQITP; from the coding sequence ATGACGACCGATTCCAGCCTCAGTGTTCAACTCGTACGGAACGCCACCGTCCTCGCGACCATCGATGAGACGACGTTCCTCGTCGATCCGATGTTCGCGCCCCAAGGCGAGATGCCGACTGTGACGGATAACCCCGCGGTTCCCGAATCTCTCACGACGGCGAACCAACGCCGGAATCCGCTCGTTCCGATGCCTGACGTCGATCTCTCCTACGACGCAGTCGTCGTTACCCATCGACATCCCGACCATTTCGACGAAGCGGCGAAAGCGGAGCTCGAGGCGGACGTCCCCCTCTTTTGCCAGCCCGAAGAGGCCCAGGCCTTCACCGACGAGGGGTTCACCGACGTGCGGCCCGTCGACGACGAGACCTCCTTCGACGGCGTGACGATCCACCGGACGCCGGGACGGCACGGACACGGCGACTTAGCCGAAGGAATGGGGCCCGTCTCCGGGTTCGTGTTTGAGGGCGACGAGACGCTGTACATCGCCGGTGACACGATCTGGTACGACCCGGTAGAGCAGACGCTCGACCGATTCGACCCTGATATGGTCGTCCTCAACGGCGGCGAAGCACAGTTCGAGCAGGGCGAACCCATTACGATGGGCGTCGATGACATCACTGCCGTCCGCAATGCGACCGACGCGACGGTCGCCGTCGTTCACATGGAGGCTATCAACCACTGTCTCCTCTCGCGCGACGAACTCCGATCGGAGACGGCGGACGTTCTCGTTCCCGAGGACGGTGAGCAGATCACCCCGTAA
- a CDS encoding helix-turn-helix domain-containing protein: MREVVFTVEYENGADEVMDHFIEHPDLYARSMEITATSDSVWGIEKVVGPTDVLEEFDDRLERVASDPNASGMCGAPITEWNYDVLSSNEESRKIYSLRREGDGPRSIPLVAAKHVGEGLMMRTERRGDQFRWTLLVDETVAAMHDEIRENLRDGLSLTVERLGTPPCLLEDGRVQQSLTPEQKAALEAAIERGYYEVPRQRSVTEIAADVGVSSSTFQYRLNRAEAWLAHQLAADSMDVDVDADLDPEDIEFIR; this comes from the coding sequence ATGCGCGAGGTCGTCTTCACCGTCGAGTACGAGAACGGGGCCGACGAGGTGATGGACCACTTCATCGAGCATCCGGACCTCTACGCGCGGTCGATGGAGATTACCGCGACCAGCGACTCGGTGTGGGGAATCGAGAAGGTCGTGGGACCGACCGACGTTCTCGAGGAGTTCGACGACCGGTTAGAACGCGTCGCCAGCGATCCGAACGCGAGCGGAATGTGTGGTGCGCCGATCACCGAATGGAACTACGACGTCCTGTCGTCGAACGAGGAGTCGCGGAAGATATATTCGCTTCGCAGGGAAGGTGACGGCCCGCGGTCGATCCCGCTCGTCGCCGCGAAACACGTCGGCGAGGGATTGATGATGCGGACGGAGCGCCGCGGCGACCAGTTCCGCTGGACGTTGCTCGTCGACGAGACGGTGGCAGCGATGCACGACGAAATTCGCGAGAATCTTCGAGACGGGTTGTCTCTCACCGTCGAACGACTCGGGACGCCCCCGTGTCTCCTCGAAGACGGTCGCGTACAGCAGAGCCTCACGCCCGAACAAAAGGCGGCGCTCGAAGCCGCCATCGAACGCGGGTACTACGAAGTCCCACGGCAGCGGTCGGTCACCGAAATCGCAGCCGATGTCGGCGTCTCGAGTTCGACGTTCCAGTACCGACTGAACCGGGCCGAGGCGTGGTTGGCCCACCAGCTCGCGGCGGATTCGATGGACGTCGACGTCGACGCCGACCTCGATCCCGAGGACATCGAGTTCATCCGATGA
- the rqcH gene encoding ribosome rescue protein RqcH, giving the protein MDPKRELTSVDLAALVGELGAYEGAKVDKAYLYGDDLVRLKMRDFDRGRVELLLEVGETKRAHTVAPERVPDAPGRPPQFAMMLRNRLSGADFAGVEQYEFDRILEFVFEREDGTTRIIVELFGQGNVAVTDGEYEVIDCLETVRLKSRTVVPGSRYEFPDSRTNPLTVSREAFDREMEDSDTDVVRTLATQLNFGGLYAEEICTRAGVEKAMDIAEADEDVYDRIYGAIERLALDLRNGNFDPRLYVADEDDGDDEEGESDENGDGDSSPDRVVDATPFPLEEHVELASEPYDSFLAALDDYFYRLELAEDEEETDPTAQRPDFEEEIAKYERIIEQQRGAIEGFEQEADALREQAELLYAEYGLVDDILSTVQEARAQDRPWDEIEERFAEGADRGIAAAEAVVDVDGSEGTVTVELDGERIDLVARQGVEQNADRLYTEAKRVEEKKEGALAAIEDTREDLEEAKARRDRWEEEDAADEGDDDEDEEDDRDWLSEPSVPIRENEPWFDRFRWFHTSDGYLVIGGRNADQNEELVKKYLEPGDKVLHTQAHGGPVTVLKATDPSEASSSDIELPESSIEEAAQFAVSYSSVWKDGRYAGDVYAVDSDQVTKTPESGEYLEKGGFAIRGDRTYYRDTPVDVAVGIQCEPYTRVIGGPPSAVEGQAETTIELEPGRYAQADAAKRLYRRFRERFEDESFVRKIASPDRIQHFMPPGGSRISEE; this is encoded by the coding sequence ATGGATCCAAAGCGGGAGCTTACCAGCGTCGACCTCGCCGCCCTCGTCGGGGAACTCGGTGCCTACGAGGGAGCGAAGGTCGACAAGGCCTACCTCTACGGCGACGACCTCGTCCGGCTCAAGATGCGGGACTTCGATCGAGGCCGCGTCGAACTCCTCCTCGAGGTCGGTGAGACCAAGCGGGCCCACACGGTCGCCCCCGAGCGGGTGCCCGACGCGCCCGGCCGACCGCCGCAGTTCGCGATGATGCTCCGGAACCGCCTGTCGGGAGCCGATTTCGCCGGCGTCGAACAGTACGAGTTCGACCGCATCCTCGAGTTCGTCTTCGAGCGCGAGGACGGCACCACTCGGATCATCGTCGAACTGTTCGGCCAGGGGAACGTCGCCGTCACCGACGGCGAGTACGAGGTGATCGACTGCCTCGAGACCGTCCGCCTCAAGTCCCGCACCGTCGTGCCGGGCTCGCGCTACGAGTTCCCCGACAGTCGGACGAACCCGCTGACGGTCTCCCGGGAGGCGTTCGACCGTGAGATGGAAGACTCCGACACGGACGTCGTCCGGACGCTGGCGACCCAGCTCAACTTCGGCGGTCTCTACGCCGAGGAGATCTGTACCCGCGCCGGCGTCGAGAAGGCGATGGACATCGCCGAGGCCGACGAGGACGTCTACGATCGGATCTACGGCGCCATCGAACGGCTCGCGCTCGACCTGCGCAACGGGAACTTCGATCCGCGGCTGTACGTCGCGGACGAGGACGACGGGGACGACGAGGAGGGCGAATCCGACGAAAACGGCGACGGCGACTCGAGTCCCGACCGGGTCGTCGACGCGACGCCGTTCCCGCTCGAGGAGCACGTCGAACTGGCCTCGGAGCCGTACGACTCCTTCCTCGCGGCGCTGGACGACTACTTCTACCGGCTCGAACTCGCCGAGGACGAGGAGGAAACCGATCCGACCGCGCAGCGGCCCGACTTCGAGGAGGAGATCGCCAAGTACGAGCGGATCATCGAGCAACAGCGGGGCGCGATCGAGGGGTTCGAGCAGGAGGCCGACGCCCTCCGCGAGCAGGCCGAACTGCTGTACGCCGAGTACGGGCTGGTCGACGACATCCTCTCGACGGTCCAGGAGGCCCGCGCCCAGGACCGGCCCTGGGACGAGATCGAAGAGCGGTTCGCCGAAGGGGCCGACCGCGGCATCGCGGCCGCCGAGGCCGTCGTCGACGTCGACGGCAGCGAGGGGACGGTCACCGTCGAACTCGACGGCGAGCGCATCGACCTCGTGGCTCGGCAGGGCGTCGAACAGAACGCCGACCGGCTCTACACCGAGGCCAAGCGCGTCGAGGAGAAAAAGGAGGGCGCGCTGGCGGCCATCGAGGACACCCGCGAGGACCTCGAGGAAGCAAAGGCCCGCCGAGACCGGTGGGAGGAAGAGGACGCCGCCGACGAGGGCGACGACGACGAGGACGAGGAGGACGACCGCGACTGGCTCTCGGAGCCCTCCGTTCCGATCCGCGAGAACGAGCCGTGGTTCGACCGCTTCCGCTGGTTCCACACCAGCGACGGCTACCTCGTGATCGGCGGCCGCAACGCCGACCAGAACGAGGAGTTAGTAAAAAAGTACCTCGAGCCCGGCGACAAGGTCCTCCACACGCAGGCCCACGGCGGCCCCGTCACCGTGCTCAAAGCGACCGATCCGAGCGAGGCCTCCTCGTCGGACATCGAGTTGCCGGAGTCGAGCATCGAGGAGGCCGCGCAGTTCGCGGTCTCCTACTCGTCGGTCTGGAAGGACGGCCGCTACGCCGGCGACGTCTACGCCGTTGACTCCGATCAGGTCACCAAGACTCCCGAGAGCGGCGAGTACCTGGAGAAAGGCGGGTTCGCGATCCGGGGCGACCGCACCTACTACCGGGACACGCCGGTCGACGTCGCGGTCGGCATCCAGTGCGAGCCCTACACGCGGGTGATCGGCGGCCCGCCGTCGGCCGTCGAAGGGCAGGCCGAGACGACGATCGAACTCGAGCCCGGTCGGTACGCACAAGCCGACGCGGCCAAGCGGCTCTACCGCCGGTTCCGCGAGCGCTTCGAAGACGAGTCGTTCGTCCGGAAGATCGCCAGCCCGGACCGCATCCAGCACTTCATGCCGCCGGGCGGGAGTCGGATCAGCGAGGAGTGA
- a CDS encoding CBS domain-containing protein: MSTPLETVSKNATLQEAATTMRDEEITALVVTTDPPSIVTSTDLVNAAAEGRDPTELRVRDVMTESVETVPPDLYLEEIAAMMTGLGIGHLPVVKGDDYLGMISSTDVTAALS, from the coding sequence ATGTCGACGCCGCTCGAGACCGTCTCGAAAAACGCGACGCTCCAGGAGGCCGCGACGACGATGCGCGACGAGGAAATCACCGCGTTAGTCGTGACGACGGATCCCCCGTCGATCGTCACCAGCACCGATCTCGTGAACGCCGCTGCCGAGGGTCGCGACCCGACCGAGCTGCGGGTCAGGGACGTGATGACGGAGTCCGTCGAAACCGTGCCGCCGGACCTCTACCTCGAGGAGATCGCCGCGATGATGACCGGTCTCGGAATCGGACACCTGCCGGTCGTGAAAGGGGACGATTACCTCGGCATGATATCCTCGACCGACGTCACCGCGGCGCTCTCCTAA
- a CDS encoding cold-shock protein: protein MANGNVDFFNDTGGYGFISTEDADDDVFFHMEDVGGPDLEEGEEIEFDIEQAPKGPRATNVVRNN from the coding sequence ATGGCAAACGGTAACGTTGATTTCTTCAACGACACTGGCGGCTACGGTTTCATCTCGACTGAGGACGCGGACGATGACGTCTTCTTCCACATGGAAGACGTCGGCGGCCCGGATCTGGAGGAGGGAGAGGAGATCGAATTCGACATCGAACAGGCCCCCAAGGGCCCCCGCGCGACGAACGTCGTCCGCAACAACTGA